The Luteolibacter sp. Y139 DNA window CAGCAGGAACAGGTAGTACTGCGAGCTCTGCACCGGGATGTGGAAGCGATCGATCAGGTAAAAGGTGTAGTAGCTGGTCAGCGAGGACAGGTAGACGTACTTCGAGAAAGTCAGCGCCACCAGCACCGCCAGCGCGATCGCCACCGTCTTAGGTGGATAGGCCGAGTGCTCTCCCGTGGCTTTCGCCTTCGGCTTCATGCGATGGACGTTCTGGCTCTGCCAGCGCCCGATGAAACTCAGGATCACCACGCCTAACAGCGCCACCGCCGAGAAGGCGATGATCGAGCGCTGACCGTGCGGCACGATGACCAGCGCCGCCAGCAACGGCCCGATCGCACTGCCTGCGTTCCCACCAACCTGGAAGATCGACTGCGCCAGACCACGACGCTTGCCCGCCGCCATGAAGGCGATGCGCGAGGCCCCCGGGTGGAAGACCGCGGAACCCGTGCCGATCATCGCCGCCGACATCAGGATCGTCGGGAAGCTGGTGGAATTCGCCAGTGAGATCAGGCCGATCAGCGTGAAGCCCATTCCAATCGGCAGCGAATAGGGCATCGGCTTTCGATCCGTGATCCATCCCACCAGCGGCTGCAGCAGCGAAGCCGTGAGCTGGAAAGTGAAGGTGATCAGCCCCAACTGCGTGTAATCCAGCTGATAGGAGTTCCTGAGAATCGGATAGATCGAAGGCAGCAGCGCTTGAATGGTATCATTCAGCAAGTGCGCCGCGCTGATCCCAAAGATCAGCGCCAGCACCGTATCCGTCTGCGGGCGTGTCGCGGCCATGGCCGCGGCCTCGTCCTGAGCAGTGGTTTCGTTCATGGGCCGGAAAGCGTCGACCCGATCCCCGGCGCGGGCAAATTCTCCGACCGGGACTAAGCTCCCTCTTTCTGGTATTTTTCTCGGATTTCATCCCGGAACTCCGCCGGAGTCCGATCCTCGTAGCGGCGAAAGAAGCGCCCGAAATACGACGGATCCTTGAATCCCAGCTGATAGCCGATCTCCGCCACGCTGAGTTCCGAATAAAGCAGCAACCGCTTCGCATCGAGCAACCGCCGCTGCCGGACATGCTCACCCGCAGGACGCCCGGTCGCCTCGCTCACCACGTCATTAAGGTGATTCGCGCTGACGCCCAGCTCACGAGCGTAAGGAGTGAGCGCCTGCCAGTCCCTGTAGTTCCGCTCCACCAGCAGTTGGAAGTCGCGCACCAGACTGGCCGCCCGCTGTGGCGCAGTGGCTTGCTCGTGATCCCTCCAGCGGCTGGCCTTCACCAAAAGGATGCGCAAGAACGCTCGAATGATCTCCGCCGCTCCGGGTCGTGCTTGGTTGAACTCCTCCTGAATCTCATCAAACAGCGCAGCGGTCGCCTCCCGCGCTCTGGCCGGCACACTCATCCACGGCGGAAAGTCGGCCGTGTAGTAGAACGGCAGCTCCAGCAGGAACTGCGTCGAACCCGCGGCCCCCGCATCGAAAAACTCACGCGTGAAGGACAGGATCGTCCCATCGGTCTCCTTGCCCGATTGCACCGCATGAATCTGTCCCGGGCTCAGGAAAAACAGCGTGTCACCCCGGACCTTCGTCTCGCGGAAGTCGTGCATCAGCCGTGCCGGACCCCGGATCAACGACATCTGGAAAAAGTCGTGATAGTGCGGGGTGAGCAGGGTGGGGTTCCACGCTCGCGATTCCTGATAGGGAACGGCCACGAAGCCCTCTCCCCGCAGCAGGGACTGCCGGTAGTCGCCCAGTGCGACGGCGGGAATGGCTTCGCGCTTCATCGGAGGAAGGCTGCTAGTCTTCTGCCTCTCTTCTTCCTTGGAAAGAGTCTTTCTCCCGCGAGAGTAACCGTCTTGTGAAACTTTCCACTCTCGCCGCTTTCTCACTCCTTTCCGCCTCGTCCCTTCACGCCGGAGTCGGTGTCGGAGCCAAGCCCGTCGAAGGAGCCGAAGTTGTCTTCGACGGATCGCGCGAGATGCTCGATGCGAAGTGGACCTACTGGCAGGGCCCGCGTTTCGCTTCCTCACTCCCGATCAAGTGGAAGATCGTCGATGACCCGGTCGACAAGGGCACGGTCGTCATGAGCGATGACCCCGCGGCGGCAGGTGGCCTGTATGGTACTGCCGACATCGTGACCAAGGAGGCCTACAAGGACTTCCGCCTCCACATTGAATTCAACATCGCCAAGCCAGGCGGCAATAGCGGCGTCTATCTCCAGAACCGCTACGAGATCCAGGTCCTCGACGGCGACAAGACCAAGCACGGCATGGCCGCGGTCATCAACGAGACCGAGTCGCCCTACGAGCAATACCTCGGCGCCGGCAAGTGGAACGCCTACGACATCACCTTCCGCGCCGCCCGCTTCAAGGACGGCAAGCTCACCGAGAAGGCCATGGTCACGATGTATTTCAACGGCAAGAAGGTGCACGTGAACCAGACCATCAATCAGGTCTGGGGCGGCGCGAATTCCGGCGTGGACGGCGGGAATGACGGCGGCAAGGGCATCACCGATACGCCGCAGGGCCTCAAGCTCCAGGCGGAAGGCCACGACGTGCGTTTCCGCAACATCTGGATCAAAAAGCTCGATCTCGAAAAGCCCGACTCCGACTTCGCAGCCGACTAACAGCAGCGGTGCCCCAAGCCGCTGGAGGCCAGTCGCCCCCACGGACGGGTGGCTATGCAATTTTATGCATCAAGTTTCTCAGATTTTGATTGTTGTCATACAGGATGCTGCGTAACTGGGATCGGTGAACCCAAAAAACCCCTCTGTTCTCCGGTGCCTTGCTGCGTCGCTATTACTCGCACTGGCGAATTCAGCCCATGGCGCGTGGTCGAAGTTCGAGGACTTCGAAAGCGGCTTTACCGCGAATGCGACCATCAATGGCGTGCACGGCTGGGTCGCCGATATCCCCGCCAGCGTCACGGCCGCCGCCGATCCCGCCTCTTCCGGCCGCGGACTGGTGTGCCGTGCCGTGCCCAGTGCCCGGAACGATATCTACAAAACGCTCGGTTCCCTACAGATTCCCAATGGCGCGACCGGCACCGTGTTCTTCGAGGCATTCATCCCGACCGCCGGGGCAGGGGATGAAAACATCAGCATCGGCCTGTCGGACATCGCCGCGCCGAATGACTATGCCACCTATGAGCCGCAATTCCGCTGGTTGAACACGGACATCTCTCCGCGCAATGGGGCAAACTTCACCGACACCGGATACAACCACAAGACCGGCGAATGGATGCAGGTCTGGATGGTGGTAAACAACGCCACGGACACCGTGGACATGCATGTCCAGTCACCGGTCGGCTCGACGGGCCGTGTGAAAGTCGCCACCGGCTACGGTTTTCGCAACGGCCTTGCCGCAAACGCGCTGGTCAGCTTCATGCTGATCCAGACCGCCGGCCAGGATGTCTACATCGACAATATCTACGTCGCCAATGGCAGCGAGGATCTGACCTTTCCGCCGATTCCAAGCCTCTTGCCGACCGTCGTTGCCGATACGATCCAGACCGGCGTCGGCGGTGCGATCGCCTTCGATCCTCTGGCCAATGACACCGGCAGGATCGATCCCGCCTCGCTGCAGATCGTCACCGGGCCCACCTCCGGCACGGTCGTCATTGAAGGCGGAAAACTTCGCTACCACCACACCGGCGTCACTACCGGCACGGATAGCTTCCGCTACCGGATCAAGAGTCCCGAGGGGACCTACCAGTCCGAGGGAAATGTGACGGTGAATATCAGCAGCAATTTCCGCCTCGCCAATGTCACGGCAAACGTGCCGGCGAATCCGCCCGCTGCCGCCGCCGGAGGCTTGGCGATCATCGATGGCCTGCCGGGTCTCACCTTTCCCGATGCCGTCGCGATGACCTCCGTGCCCGGCACGCCGAAGGCACTGCTCGTGGCTTCGGTCAATGGCTCCGTCTGGTATGTGCCGGACTCCACCGCGGCAGCGCCGGTGAAAATCCAGGTGCTCAATGTCGCATCGCTCTCGAATTTCACCCGCGGTCGCAGCATTTACTCCATCGAGTGCTTCCCGGATTTCGCCACCACCGGACACATCGTGGTGAATTATCAGGGCGACTCCTCGCGGCTGCCTGCACCCGGTGCGGGACAAACGGTGCAGGACGTGATGACCGGCCTCGACAAGAACGGCGCGCCCGATTCCGTCATCGAGTGCGACCTGCGCGTCTCGCGCTTTACGCTGTCGCCAGCACACATCGCATCGGCGGCGGACGGACTTTCCGCGACCGAGAATTCCGCCGCATTGGCCACCGAGTTGCCCTACATCAATCTCGCCGAGCAGAACCTCTTCCACAGCATCAACGACGCGAAATTCGGTCCGGACGGCTATCTCTACGTCACCTTCGGCGATGAAGGCGACCAAGGGGATCCCCACCGCAACGGCCAGCGTCTGACGAAGGACTTCTACAGCTCGATGATCCGCATCGATCTCGATCCGAACTCAACCAACCCGAAGCCGAACCCGCACTACGCCATCGCCGTCGGTGCCTTGAATGGCCTTCACAGCCCCAACACTCCCTACACCAGCACCTCGCAGACGCCGAACTTCCGGGTCCCCATCGACAATCCCTTCATCCACACCAGCCTCGGTGGCACCTGGGCCGGCAGCTTCGATGGCACCGACTTCTCCAGCCAGCTCACGAAGGTCCGCACCGAAATGTGGGCCGTCGGCTTGCGGAATCCCTTCAAGTTCCACCTCGATGCCGAGGATGGCACCGGTGCGACCGAGGCGTGGATCGGTGACGTGGGCAAGGATTCCCGCGAGGAATTCTCCATCCTGAAGAAAGGCGAGAACGGCGGCTGGTCCTATTACGAAGGGGACATCGTCACTCCCGGGCTGGCATTCGTGCCGCCGCAGCCCTCCGGCACCACGCCGTGGAAGCAGCCGCTTTTCACCTATCCGCACAGCAATGGCAACAACTCGGCTACCGGCGGCATCTTCTATCGCGATACCGCTCTGCCCACGCTGACCAATCGCTACATCTGCGGCGACTACGGCTCCGGCCGCATCTGGAGCATCAGCCGCGACGGC harbors:
- a CDS encoding MFS transporter, which translates into the protein MNETTAQDEAAAMAATRPQTDTVLALIFGISAAHLLNDTIQALLPSIYPILRNSYQLDYTQLGLITFTFQLTASLLQPLVGWITDRKPMPYSLPIGMGFTLIGLISLANSTSFPTILMSAAMIGTGSAVFHPGASRIAFMAAGKRRGLAQSIFQVGGNAGSAIGPLLAALVIVPHGQRSIIAFSAVALLGVVILSFIGRWQSQNVHRMKPKAKATGEHSAYPPKTVAIALAVLVALTFSKYVYLSSLTSYYTFYLIDRFHIPVQSSQYYLFLLLAAVAVGTIAGGPIGDRIGRKRVIWVSILGVAPFSLLLPHVGLGMTAALSVVIGLVLASAFSAILVYAQELLPGKVGMIAGLFFGLAFGIAGIGSAVLGKVADHQGINFVFQICAYLPLIGILTVFLPDVETEKE
- a CDS encoding helix-turn-helix domain-containing protein, yielding MKREAIPAVALGDYRQSLLRGEGFVAVPYQESRAWNPTLLTPHYHDFFQMSLIRGPARLMHDFRETKVRGDTLFFLSPGQIHAVQSGKETDGTILSFTREFFDAGAAGSTQFLLELPFYYTADFPPWMSVPARAREATAALFDEIQEEFNQARPGAAEIIRAFLRILLVKASRWRDHEQATAPQRAASLVRDFQLLVERNYRDWQALTPYARELGVSANHLNDVVSEATGRPAGEHVRQRRLLDAKRLLLYSELSVAEIGYQLGFKDPSYFGRFFRRYEDRTPAEFRDEIREKYQKEGA
- a CDS encoding 3-keto-disaccharide hydrolase, whose amino-acid sequence is MKLSTLAAFSLLSASSLHAGVGVGAKPVEGAEVVFDGSREMLDAKWTYWQGPRFASSLPIKWKIVDDPVDKGTVVMSDDPAAAGGLYGTADIVTKEAYKDFRLHIEFNIAKPGGNSGVYLQNRYEIQVLDGDKTKHGMAAVINETESPYEQYLGAGKWNAYDITFRAARFKDGKLTEKAMVTMYFNGKKVHVNQTINQVWGGANSGVDGGNDGGKGITDTPQGLKLQAEGHDVRFRNIWIKKLDLEKPDSDFAAD
- a CDS encoding cadherin domain-containing protein; the protein is MNPKNPSVLRCLAASLLLALANSAHGAWSKFEDFESGFTANATINGVHGWVADIPASVTAAADPASSGRGLVCRAVPSARNDIYKTLGSLQIPNGATGTVFFEAFIPTAGAGDENISIGLSDIAAPNDYATYEPQFRWLNTDISPRNGANFTDTGYNHKTGEWMQVWMVVNNATDTVDMHVQSPVGSTGRVKVATGYGFRNGLAANALVSFMLIQTAGQDVYIDNIYVANGSEDLTFPPIPSLLPTVVADTIQTGVGGAIAFDPLANDTGRIDPASLQIVTGPTSGTVVIEGGKLRYHHTGVTTGTDSFRYRIKSPEGTYQSEGNVTVNISSNFRLANVTANVPANPPAAAAGGLAIIDGLPGLTFPDAVAMTSVPGTPKALLVASVNGSVWYVPDSTAAAPVKIQVLNVASLSNFTRGRSIYSIECFPDFATTGHIVVNYQGDSSRLPAPGAGQTVQDVMTGLDKNGAPDSVIECDLRVSRFTLSPAHIASAADGLSATENSAALATELPYINLAEQNLFHSINDAKFGPDGYLYVTFGDEGDQGDPHRNGQRLTKDFYSSMIRIDLDPNSTNPKPNPHYAIAVGALNGLHSPNTPYTSTSQTPNFRVPIDNPFIHTSLGGTWAGSFDGTDFSSQLTKVRTEMWAVGLRNPFKFHLDAEDGTGATEAWIGDVGKDSREEFSILKKGENGGWSYYEGDIVTPGLAFVPPQPSGTTPWKQPLFTYPHSNGNNSATGGIFYRDTALPTLTNRYICGDYGSGRIWSISRDGSSVIELADLRLSTNRIVDFHVDPVTKDIFVLENGGSNRVMRITVQPPGPEDYPTKLSDLGLFADLSNLTPNPGVVPYSPNLTFWSDGAEKKRWFVIKNLTDIIGWSQDGNWTFPSGMVWVKHFDFDLDRSHPGTVKKRLETRVLVRNATGAYGVSYRWNEAGTEATLSPNTGEDFPINYTDANGAPATLGWHIPSRAECLSCHTVTAGHALSMNTRQFNLQQTINGQTGNLLTLLSNSGYLAGFTGTPASLPRFYKPDDTNAGLEERVRSYLAVNCSYCHQPGGGTPESWDARPHLTLEQTHLLYTHPVSEATPDLSDHIIRPGDKAHSALWNKINARSVINGTFNGYSQMPPLATNVFDEQGLALIGEWIDHHANVAPSPAAGSIGQTNLSENESAGHLVGMANAVDPDVREGIPDQSLLTYTITAGNDRGLFSLDPATGELRLNGIIDFERQSQHQLTVEVADHFAPNPGVLHRTVIVDLIDETSPDLTADLDGNGLFDAWESSFGISNPAGDDDHDGTNAFFELLSGGDPSVAESPSSLGLTHVLNGGQELGWNVRNGFILGQDYHVQLSDDLGAWGELQPVDYTVQSVTPVSPGVSRVVIKVPAAGPKQFLRLSGP